The following are from one region of the Salicibibacter kimchii genome:
- the mobA gene encoding molybdenum cofactor guanylyltransferase, which yields MNVAGLLLAGGRSSRYRKQKLFEPYHGNPLYQQSIAAMQDAGISSIYIVTNQELAPAFESHAASIIIEEQPHGGPLHALHTAMEKLSSDRLDWMQILPGDVPYVYGGTVSSILQTAKEHTTADIVLPTTDGRSQPLHAAYHMRCLPALRELVKKESSMKALYDNAQTRQLPFPGDHPAFININRPEDWRHAP from the coding sequence ATGAACGTTGCTGGTCTTTTGCTCGCGGGCGGACGATCGTCCAGGTATAGGAAACAAAAGCTTTTTGAACCCTATCATGGCAACCCCCTTTATCAACAAAGCATTGCCGCGATGCAAGACGCCGGGATCTCCTCGATCTACATCGTGACCAACCAGGAACTCGCACCCGCCTTTGAATCGCACGCAGCATCAATCATTATTGAAGAACAGCCCCACGGAGGCCCGTTGCACGCGTTACATACAGCTATGGAAAAATTATCTTCCGATCGCTTAGATTGGATGCAAATTTTGCCCGGGGATGTCCCTTATGTCTACGGAGGCACTGTATCGTCTATCTTACAAACGGCAAAAGAACACACAACCGCCGACATTGTTTTGCCAACGACCGACGGGCGAAGCCAACCGCTACATGCCGCTTATCACATGCGTTGTTTGCCGGCATTAAGAGAACTGGTGAAAAAAGAAAGCAGCATGAAAGCCTTGTATGATAACGCTCAGACCCGTCAATTACCTTTTCCAGGCGATCACCCGGCTTTTATTAATATCAACCGTCCTGAAGATTGGAGGCATGCACCGTGA
- a CDS encoding MogA/MoaB family molybdenum cofactor biosynthesis protein, protein MHHGHDASSVHVGILTMSDTRTKDEDKSGMLIRSLLEEGGHEVNEYEVIPDDGATINSMLHEWTTLASLDAIITNGGTGISAKDVTYEIVNGMIDKEIEGFGELFRMKSYEEIGAKAMLSRALAGTIGQSVLFALPGSSNAVRLAMTDLILPALPHIVGELRK, encoded by the coding sequence ATGCATCACGGACACGACGCTTCTTCGGTTCACGTTGGGATATTGACAATGTCGGATACGCGCACGAAGGATGAAGACAAGAGTGGCATGTTGATTCGCTCTCTTTTGGAAGAAGGTGGCCATGAAGTGAACGAATATGAAGTAATTCCGGATGACGGGGCTACCATTAATTCCATGCTTCATGAATGGACGACTCTGGCCTCACTTGATGCCATCATCACGAACGGCGGGACCGGGATTAGCGCCAAAGACGTTACTTACGAAATAGTCAACGGGATGATCGATAAAGAAATCGAAGGATTCGGGGAGTTGTTTCGGATGAAAAGCTATGAGGAAATCGGGGCGAAAGCGATGCTCAGCCGCGCACTCGCGGGCACGATCGGCCAATCCGTTTTATTTGCACTCCCCGGCTCTTCCAATGCAGTTCGGCTCGCCATGACTGATTTGATTTTGCCGGCGCTCCCTCATATCGTTGGAGAGTTGCGCAAATGA
- the moaA gene encoding GTP 3',8-cyclase MoaA — MTADVHDQLSRPLQDLRISIMDRCNFRCTYCMPKEIFGDDYVFLPEESLLSFEEITRAAEQFAALGVKKIRLTGGEPLLRKDVPELIASLRTIEGIEDIALTTNAVMLPKQAKPLYEAGLERVNVSLDALHTDVFQEMSGRKTSPNAVLRGIDAAIEAGLGVKVNMVVRKGVNDEEVIPMARYCKEKGLTLRFIEFMDVGQTNGWDFSQVVSKKELHERVSQIAPLEALERNYFGEVASRYRYRDSDVEVGFISSVTETFCGSCTRARLSADGKLFTCLFSESGSDLRAVMRDGATDGQIHDWIRAVWGKREDRYSELRTEESARNRKKIEMSYIGG; from the coding sequence ATGACTGCAGATGTTCATGACCAGTTGTCGCGTCCCCTTCAAGATTTGCGAATTTCGATTATGGATCGTTGTAATTTTCGTTGTACGTATTGCATGCCGAAGGAAATCTTTGGCGACGATTATGTGTTTTTGCCGGAAGAATCCCTTCTTTCCTTTGAAGAAATTACCCGGGCGGCGGAGCAATTTGCCGCGCTTGGGGTGAAAAAAATAAGGCTTACCGGCGGGGAGCCGTTGCTTCGTAAAGATGTTCCGGAGCTGATCGCCTCGCTCCGCACAATTGAAGGCATCGAAGATATTGCGCTAACGACGAACGCGGTGATGTTGCCTAAACAGGCGAAACCGTTGTATGAAGCGGGACTTGAACGTGTGAATGTCAGCTTGGATGCGCTTCATACCGATGTATTCCAGGAAATGAGCGGACGCAAGACGAGTCCAAATGCCGTTTTGCGCGGGATCGATGCTGCCATCGAAGCCGGCCTTGGGGTAAAAGTCAATATGGTCGTCCGAAAAGGGGTCAATGACGAGGAAGTGATCCCGATGGCGCGTTACTGCAAAGAGAAAGGACTCACGCTGCGTTTTATCGAATTTATGGATGTCGGCCAGACGAACGGATGGGATTTTTCCCAAGTCGTGTCGAAAAAAGAACTTCATGAACGTGTGTCACAAATTGCGCCGCTTGAAGCCCTGGAACGCAATTATTTCGGCGAAGTGGCTTCCCGCTATCGATACCGAGATTCCGATGTGGAAGTTGGCTTCATTTCTTCGGTGACGGAAACGTTTTGCGGTTCGTGTACCCGAGCGCGTCTTTCCGCAGATGGAAAGTTGTTCACTTGTTTATTTTCCGAAAGTGGTTCGGATTTACGGGCGGTCATGAGGGATGGCGCGACGGATGGCCAGATTCATGACTGGATTCGCGCGGTTTGGGGAAAGCGGGAGGATCGTTATTCCGAATTGCGAACGGAAGAATCGGCACGGAATCGGAAAAAAATCGAAATGTCTTATATAGGTGGATAA